A single region of the Glycine max cultivar Williams 82 chromosome 20, Glycine_max_v4.0, whole genome shotgun sequence genome encodes:
- the LOC100820376 gene encoding protein argonaute 4 isoform X2, which translates to MDSFEPDGNGKESLPPPPPVVPSDIVPLKAEEVLCTPTEHNKKKASRLPIARSGLGSKGNKIQLLTNHFKVNVAKNDGHFFHYSVAFTYEDGRPVEGKGVGRKIIDRVQETYHSDLNGKDFAYDGEKSLFTVGSLPQNKLEFEVVLEDVTSNRNNGNCSPDGLGDNESDRKRMRRPYRSKSFKVEISFAAKIPMQAIASALRGQETENFQEAIRVLDIILRQHAAKQGCLLVRQSFFHNNPNNFADVGGGVLGCRGFHSSFRTTQSGLSLNIDVSTTMIISPGPVVDFLISNQNVRDPFQLDWAKAKRTLKNLRIKTSPSNQEFKISGLSELPCREQTFTLKGKGGGDGEDGNEEITVYDYFVKVRKIDLRYSADLPCINVGKPKRPTFFPIEVCELVSLQRYTKALSTLQRASLVEKSRQKPQERMKILSDALRTSNYGAEPMLRNCGISISTGFTEVEGRVLPAPRLKFGNGEDLNPRNGRWNVSRVKFVEPSKIERWAVANFSARCDVRGLVRDLIRIGDMKGITIEQPFDVFDENPQFRRAPPMVRVEKMFEHIQSKLPGAPQFLLCLLPDRKNCDIYGPWKKKNLADFGIINQCMCPLRVNDQYLTNVMLKINAKLGGLNSLLGVEHSPSLPVVSKAPTLILGMDVSHGSPGQTDIPSIAAVVSSRHWPLISKYRACVRTQSAKMEMIDNLFKLVSEKEDEGIIRELLLDFYTTSGRRKPENIIIFRDGVSESQFNQVLNIELDRIIEACKFLDENWEPKFVVIVAQKNHHTRFFQPGSPDNVPPGTVIDNKICHPRNYDFYLCAHAGMIGTSRPTHYHVLLDQVGFSPDQLQELVHSLSYVYQRSTTAISVVAPICYAHLAATQLGQFMKFEDKSETSSSHGGLSGAGAVPVPQLPPLQENVRNTMFFC; encoded by the exons ATGGATTCATTTGAGCCAGATGGAAATGGGAAGGAGTCactgccaccaccacctcctgtTGTTCCCTCTGATATTGTACCTCTCAAAGCAGAGGAGGTGCTCTGTACCCCTACCGAGCATAATAAGAAAAAGGCTTCCCGACTTCCAATAGCCAGATCTGGTCTGGGatcaaaaggaaataaaatacaattactAACCAATCACTTCAAAGTTAATGTTGCTAAAAATGATGGGCATTTCTTCCATTATAGT GTGGCTTTTACTTATGAAGATGGACGCCCTGTAGAAGGTAAGGGTGTAGGGAGAAAGATAATAGATAGGGTGCAGGAGACATATCATTCTGACTTAAATGGTAAGGACTTTGCATATGATGGGGAGAAAAGTCTGTTTACTGTTGGCTCTCTTCCTCAAAACAAGCTTGAGTTTGAAGTTGTTCTTGAGGATGTCACCTCTAACAG gaATAATGGCAATTGCAGCCCTGATGGTCTAGGGGACAATGAGAGTGACAGAAAGAGGATGCGACGTCCTTATCGTTCGAAGTCATTCAAAGTAGAGATAAGCTTTGCTGCAAAAATTCCAATGCAGGCCATTGCCAGTGCCTTACGCGGGCAAGAGACTGAGAATTTTCAAGAAGCCATCAGAGTTCTTGATATCATTTTGAGGCAGCATGCTGCTAAGCA AGGCTGCTTACTTGTACGCCAATCCTTTTTCCACAATAATCCAAATAATTTTGCTGATGTAGGAGGTGGTGTCCTAGGCTGTAGAGGATTCCACTCAAGCTTTAGAACTACACAGAGTGGCCTGTCTCTTAACATAG ATGTGTCAACTACAATGATAATTTCTCCTGGGCCTGTGGTGGATTTCTTAATTTCCAATCAAAATGTGAGAGATCCTTTTCAACTTGACTGGGCTAAG GCCAAAAGGACCCTAAAAAATCTGAGGATTAAAACTAGCCCATCCAATCAAGAATTCAAAATTTCTGGGCTCAGTGAACTCCCATGCAGAGAGCAGAC TTTTACTTTGAAAGGTAAAGGTGGGGGGGATGGTGAAGATGGTAATGAGGAAATCACTGTATATGATTATTTTGTTAAGGTTCGTAAGATAGATCTCCGATACTCTGCTGACCTTCCATGTATCAATGTTGGCAAGCCTAAACGACCAACATTTTTCCCCATTGAG GTTTGTGAATTGGTATCATTGCAACGATATACAAAAGCTCTGTCCACGCTTCAAAGGGCTTCATTAGTGGAGAAGTCGAGGCAGAAGCCACAAGAGAGGATGAAAATTTTGTCTGAT GCACTGAGAACAAGCAACTATGGTGCTGAACCTATGCTCCGGAATTGTGGAATTTCTATAAGCACTGGCTTCACTGAAGTGGAGGGCCGGGTGTTGCCTGCACCaagg TTGAAGTTTGGCAATGGTGAGGATCTCAATCCTAGGAATGGGAGATGGAATGTCAGCAGAGTG AAATTTGTGGAACCATCAAAGATAGAAAGATGGGCTGTTGCTAACTTTTCTGCACGCTGTGATGTACGAGGACTTGTACGGGACCTCATTAGAATTGGAGATATGAAAGGAATT ACTATAGAACAACCATTTGACGTGTTTGATGAGAATCCACAGTTTAGGCGTGCCCCCCCTATGGTTAGAGTGGAGAAAATGTTCGAGCATATCCAATCTAAACTTCCTGGGGCTCCTCAGTTCCTTCTCTGTTTGCTTCCTGATCGGAAAAATTGTGATATTTATG GTCCATGGAAAAAGAAGAATCTTGCTGATTTTGGAATCATAAATCAGTGTATGTGTCCTTTAAGGGTCAATGACCAGTACCTGACTAATGTTATGTTGAAGATCAATGCCAag CTTGGTGGGTTGAATTCATTGTTAGGCGTTGAACATTCTCCTTCTCTTCCTGTTGTTTCCAAAGCTCCCACCCTCATTCTGGGAATGGACGTGTCACATGGCTCACCTGGGCAGACTGACATTCCTTCAATTGCTGCG GTGGTCAGCTCTAGACACTGGCCTCTGATATCAAAGTATAGGGCATGTGTTCGTACGCAATCTGCAAAGATGGAAATGATTGATAATTTGTTCAAGCTAGTATCTGAAAAGGAAGATGAAGGCATCATAAG GGAACTTTTGCTTGATTTCTATACAACTTCTGGGAGGAGAAAACCGGAAAATATAATCATATTCAG GGATGGGGTTAGTGAGTCACAATTCAATCAAGTTTTGAATATTGAACTCGATCGAATCATTGAG gCTTGCAAATTTCTCGATGAAAATTGGGAGCCAAAATTTGTGGTAATTGTTGCTCAGAAGAACCACCACACTAGATTTTTCCAGCCTGGCTCTCCCGACAATGTCCCACCTG GAACTGTTATCGACAATAAAATTTGTCATCCCAGAAATTATGATTTCTACCTATGTGCACATGCTGGAATGATA GGAACTAGTAGGCCTACCCATTATCATGTGCTGCTTGATCAGGTTGGTTTCTCTCCGGATCAGCTGCAGGAGCTTGTCCATTCATTATCATATGT GTATCAGAGGAGCACTACTGCCATTTCTGTtg TTGCTCCAATATGCTATGCGCACTTGGCTGCTACTCAGTTGGGGCAGTTCATgaaatttgaggacaaatcTGAAACATCTTCAAGCCATGGTGGATTGAGCGGTGCAGGTGCTGTTCCCGTCCCTCAGTTGCCTCCCTTGCAGGAGAATGTCCGCAACACAATGTTCTTTTGTTGA
- the LOC100820376 gene encoding protein argonaute 4 isoform X1 encodes MNQRSPTHGTEPQRIIALLTHKRERETMTKEAMDSFEPDGNGKESLPPPPPVVPSDIVPLKAEEVLCTPTEHNKKKASRLPIARSGLGSKGNKIQLLTNHFKVNVAKNDGHFFHYSVAFTYEDGRPVEGKGVGRKIIDRVQETYHSDLNGKDFAYDGEKSLFTVGSLPQNKLEFEVVLEDVTSNRNNGNCSPDGLGDNESDRKRMRRPYRSKSFKVEISFAAKIPMQAIASALRGQETENFQEAIRVLDIILRQHAAKQGCLLVRQSFFHNNPNNFADVGGGVLGCRGFHSSFRTTQSGLSLNIDVSTTMIISPGPVVDFLISNQNVRDPFQLDWAKAKRTLKNLRIKTSPSNQEFKISGLSELPCREQTFTLKGKGGGDGEDGNEEITVYDYFVKVRKIDLRYSADLPCINVGKPKRPTFFPIEVCELVSLQRYTKALSTLQRASLVEKSRQKPQERMKILSDALRTSNYGAEPMLRNCGISISTGFTEVEGRVLPAPRLKFGNGEDLNPRNGRWNVSRVKFVEPSKIERWAVANFSARCDVRGLVRDLIRIGDMKGITIEQPFDVFDENPQFRRAPPMVRVEKMFEHIQSKLPGAPQFLLCLLPDRKNCDIYGPWKKKNLADFGIINQCMCPLRVNDQYLTNVMLKINAKLGGLNSLLGVEHSPSLPVVSKAPTLILGMDVSHGSPGQTDIPSIAAVVSSRHWPLISKYRACVRTQSAKMEMIDNLFKLVSEKEDEGIIRELLLDFYTTSGRRKPENIIIFRDGVSESQFNQVLNIELDRIIEACKFLDENWEPKFVVIVAQKNHHTRFFQPGSPDNVPPGTVIDNKICHPRNYDFYLCAHAGMIGTSRPTHYHVLLDQVGFSPDQLQELVHSLSYVYQRSTTAISVVAPICYAHLAATQLGQFMKFEDKSETSSSHGGLSGAGAVPVPQLPPLQENVRNTMFFC; translated from the exons GCTATGGATTCATTTGAGCCAGATGGAAATGGGAAGGAGTCactgccaccaccacctcctgtTGTTCCCTCTGATATTGTACCTCTCAAAGCAGAGGAGGTGCTCTGTACCCCTACCGAGCATAATAAGAAAAAGGCTTCCCGACTTCCAATAGCCAGATCTGGTCTGGGatcaaaaggaaataaaatacaattactAACCAATCACTTCAAAGTTAATGTTGCTAAAAATGATGGGCATTTCTTCCATTATAGT GTGGCTTTTACTTATGAAGATGGACGCCCTGTAGAAGGTAAGGGTGTAGGGAGAAAGATAATAGATAGGGTGCAGGAGACATATCATTCTGACTTAAATGGTAAGGACTTTGCATATGATGGGGAGAAAAGTCTGTTTACTGTTGGCTCTCTTCCTCAAAACAAGCTTGAGTTTGAAGTTGTTCTTGAGGATGTCACCTCTAACAG gaATAATGGCAATTGCAGCCCTGATGGTCTAGGGGACAATGAGAGTGACAGAAAGAGGATGCGACGTCCTTATCGTTCGAAGTCATTCAAAGTAGAGATAAGCTTTGCTGCAAAAATTCCAATGCAGGCCATTGCCAGTGCCTTACGCGGGCAAGAGACTGAGAATTTTCAAGAAGCCATCAGAGTTCTTGATATCATTTTGAGGCAGCATGCTGCTAAGCA AGGCTGCTTACTTGTACGCCAATCCTTTTTCCACAATAATCCAAATAATTTTGCTGATGTAGGAGGTGGTGTCCTAGGCTGTAGAGGATTCCACTCAAGCTTTAGAACTACACAGAGTGGCCTGTCTCTTAACATAG ATGTGTCAACTACAATGATAATTTCTCCTGGGCCTGTGGTGGATTTCTTAATTTCCAATCAAAATGTGAGAGATCCTTTTCAACTTGACTGGGCTAAG GCCAAAAGGACCCTAAAAAATCTGAGGATTAAAACTAGCCCATCCAATCAAGAATTCAAAATTTCTGGGCTCAGTGAACTCCCATGCAGAGAGCAGAC TTTTACTTTGAAAGGTAAAGGTGGGGGGGATGGTGAAGATGGTAATGAGGAAATCACTGTATATGATTATTTTGTTAAGGTTCGTAAGATAGATCTCCGATACTCTGCTGACCTTCCATGTATCAATGTTGGCAAGCCTAAACGACCAACATTTTTCCCCATTGAG GTTTGTGAATTGGTATCATTGCAACGATATACAAAAGCTCTGTCCACGCTTCAAAGGGCTTCATTAGTGGAGAAGTCGAGGCAGAAGCCACAAGAGAGGATGAAAATTTTGTCTGAT GCACTGAGAACAAGCAACTATGGTGCTGAACCTATGCTCCGGAATTGTGGAATTTCTATAAGCACTGGCTTCACTGAAGTGGAGGGCCGGGTGTTGCCTGCACCaagg TTGAAGTTTGGCAATGGTGAGGATCTCAATCCTAGGAATGGGAGATGGAATGTCAGCAGAGTG AAATTTGTGGAACCATCAAAGATAGAAAGATGGGCTGTTGCTAACTTTTCTGCACGCTGTGATGTACGAGGACTTGTACGGGACCTCATTAGAATTGGAGATATGAAAGGAATT ACTATAGAACAACCATTTGACGTGTTTGATGAGAATCCACAGTTTAGGCGTGCCCCCCCTATGGTTAGAGTGGAGAAAATGTTCGAGCATATCCAATCTAAACTTCCTGGGGCTCCTCAGTTCCTTCTCTGTTTGCTTCCTGATCGGAAAAATTGTGATATTTATG GTCCATGGAAAAAGAAGAATCTTGCTGATTTTGGAATCATAAATCAGTGTATGTGTCCTTTAAGGGTCAATGACCAGTACCTGACTAATGTTATGTTGAAGATCAATGCCAag CTTGGTGGGTTGAATTCATTGTTAGGCGTTGAACATTCTCCTTCTCTTCCTGTTGTTTCCAAAGCTCCCACCCTCATTCTGGGAATGGACGTGTCACATGGCTCACCTGGGCAGACTGACATTCCTTCAATTGCTGCG GTGGTCAGCTCTAGACACTGGCCTCTGATATCAAAGTATAGGGCATGTGTTCGTACGCAATCTGCAAAGATGGAAATGATTGATAATTTGTTCAAGCTAGTATCTGAAAAGGAAGATGAAGGCATCATAAG GGAACTTTTGCTTGATTTCTATACAACTTCTGGGAGGAGAAAACCGGAAAATATAATCATATTCAG GGATGGGGTTAGTGAGTCACAATTCAATCAAGTTTTGAATATTGAACTCGATCGAATCATTGAG gCTTGCAAATTTCTCGATGAAAATTGGGAGCCAAAATTTGTGGTAATTGTTGCTCAGAAGAACCACCACACTAGATTTTTCCAGCCTGGCTCTCCCGACAATGTCCCACCTG GAACTGTTATCGACAATAAAATTTGTCATCCCAGAAATTATGATTTCTACCTATGTGCACATGCTGGAATGATA GGAACTAGTAGGCCTACCCATTATCATGTGCTGCTTGATCAGGTTGGTTTCTCTCCGGATCAGCTGCAGGAGCTTGTCCATTCATTATCATATGT GTATCAGAGGAGCACTACTGCCATTTCTGTtg TTGCTCCAATATGCTATGCGCACTTGGCTGCTACTCAGTTGGGGCAGTTCATgaaatttgaggacaaatcTGAAACATCTTCAAGCCATGGTGGATTGAGCGGTGCAGGTGCTGTTCCCGTCCCTCAGTTGCCTCCCTTGCAGGAGAATGTCCGCAACACAATGTTCTTTTGTTGA